AAGTGACAGCCCCCTATCCCTACGAGTTACGCACCGAAGAGTCGGTGGTTGTGTTCGACTTGGCTCCCGTCATCCGGGCGTTGTTGGATGAGATACGGACCGGCGCCGCACCTTCCATCTCCGCCTCGAGATTCCACAACACCATGGCGGACATCATCGCCACGATGGCCCAGGCCCATCCGAATCTCCCGGTTGTGTTGAGCGGAGGGTGTTTCCAGAACCGGGTTCTTCTCTCCCTTGCGATTCGGCGGCTTCGCGAACTCGGAAGGCAGGTTTACTTTCCGGAGCAGGTCCCGCCAAACGACGGCGGAATTTCGCTGGGACAGGCGGCTATCGTGGCTTGGAGATTGAATCTTGGGCCAAAAGCACCATGATAGGCGTATGAGCGATTCGAGGGCCTAATCCGATGTGTTTGGGAATCCCGGGTCAAATTGAGGCCATTACAGACGATGGCGAACTAACCCGCTCCGGCCGCGTTCGCTTCGGCGGGATCGTCAAGGAAGTCAACCTCGCCTACGTGCCCGAGGCAAAGGTTGGCGATTATGTGGTTGTCCATGTGGGATTCGCCATCAGCGTCATCGACGAACAAGAAGCCGGAAACGTGTTTGAGTACCTTCGGCAAATGGATGAACTCGGTGAGCTAAGCGAGTCCGCCGACGGTCAAGCCTCCGGCAGTGAACCCGTTAGCCGCGCCCGCCGGGTTTGAAACCCATTCTTTGGAAGATCTTCTCGGCTGGACAAAATCCGGTAAACGCCGACTGGATCAGGTTCACGCCCACAAAAGCGGTGAAGGCAAACCACCACGGGTGAAC
This portion of the Kiritimatiellia bacterium genome encodes:
- a CDS encoding HypC/HybG/HupF family hydrogenase formation chaperone codes for the protein MCLGIPGQIEAITDDGELTRSGRVRFGGIVKEVNLAYVPEAKVGDYVVVHVGFAISVIDEQEAGNVFEYLRQMDELGELSESADGQASGSEPVSRARRV
- a CDS encoding DUF2892 domain-containing protein produces the protein MTLENAIRVLAGTFVLVSLALGLWVHPWWFAFTAFVGVNLIQSAFTGFCPAEKIFQRMGFKPGGRG